The nucleotide window TGCTCAACTATATAATATATGTTAAAAAACTACTTTAGGAATAATCATTTTGGATCAAGTAAATATATTTATGAGAGGGGGAAAATCATGGAAGCAAAAAGGCAATCTTCCTTCTTTAGTTTTCTAGACAAATTTGAAGATTACTCTGTAACAATACTTTACGCTACAATGGTTATAGTAATTTTTTTGCAGGTATTTTTTAGGTTTGTGATAAAGGCTTCCCTTCCGTGGTCAGAGGAATTGGCAAGATATATCATGGCATATGCAGTATTTATTGGTGCTGCAATAGCTGCAAAAGAAGGAGCTCATATTGGTATTAATGTAATTGTAGGTGCATTACCTAAACCTTTCGATAAATATATGAGAGGGATAGCAATGTTTATATCATTCATATTTGCTGCATTACTTCTATATTTATCTATTATTATAGTAATGTTTTTGATGAAAACTGGACAAAAATCCCCTGCTATGCTCATACCAATTTGGATTGCTTATTTATCAGTACCTCTTGGTGCAATTTTAATGAGCATAAGGTTCTTACAATCAACCTATCTCAATTTTAAAGAAGAAAGGGGATAAGGTAATATGCTATCAGCGTTACTATTTGGACTATTTGCTGTACTTGTAATAGCTAGTGTTCCAATTGCGGTTAGTATTGGATTAGCTACAATATTAACAATCTGGTTTACTGACATTGTTGCTGTTCAGGTAGCAGCTCAAAGAATGTTCACAGCTGTGGATTCATTTCCATTGATGGCAGTTCCCTTTTTTATGATTGCTGGGGCAGTTATGGAAAGAGGTGGGATTTCCAAAAGGTTAATTGGATTTGCTAATTCACTAGTAGGAAGTTTTTTTGGAGGCTTCGCCTTAGTTACAATTCTAGCTTCAATGTTTTTTGCAGCAATTTCAGGATCATCACCTGCAACAGTAGCTGCTATTGGAGCCATTATGATACCTGCTATGGTTAAAAATGGGTATAAAGAAGAATTTGCAACTGCAACTCAGGCAAGTTCTGGATATATTGGAGTCATCATTCCACCTAGCATTCCTATGATTACCTATGGTGTAGTAACTGGTACTTCCATTGGTGGTCTATTTATGGCGGGCTTTATACCTGGAATAGTTATAGGAATATCACTAGCAATTGTAGCAGTTATTATAGCTAGAAAGAAAAACTACCGAGGATCTGATAAAAGAGCTACCCCAAAAGATGTTTGGGTTTCTTTTAAGGATGCCATATGGGCGATTTTTATGCCAATTATTATTCTTGGCGGTATTTATGGAGGGGTTTTTACACCCACAGAAGCTGCTAATATTGCAGTTGTTTATGGAATACTTGTAGGCGTATTTATTTACAAGGAATTATCTTTTAAAGACTTACCAAAAATTTTAAGGGCCGCAGCCATAAGTAGTTCATTAGTACTTTTAATAGTAGCAGCAGCATCAGCCTTTGGACTAGTGTTGACTAGAGAGCAGATACCTATGAAGGTTGCTGAAATGTTAATAGGGATAACAGAAAATCCCATTATGTTGCTGATGATACTAAATGTATTACTACTGGTAGTTGGAACATTTATGGAAACAAACGCAGCCATCATCATTTTAGCACCAATTCTGTATCCAGCCATTGTTCATCTAGGGATAGATCCAATTCACTTTGGGATAATTATGGTAGTGAACTTGGCAATAGGTATGATCACACCACCTCTTGGAGTAAACTTGTTTGTTGCCTCTAGTATGCGGAAGATGCCAATAGAAAAATTAATAAATGCTAATTGGTGGTATCTATTAGCTTCTATTGTAGCCCTGCTTGTGATCACTTATTTCCCAGGGTTAAGTTTATGGTTGCCAAGTATTCTTAATTAGAAATTGTAGGCAAGCTTTCCCTTTAATTTGAAACTTCAAGGAGGCATTAATAGTGGGAGAAAAAGAATTTGATCTTAAGTATGGCAAAGGAACAGTTTCATTTTCTATTCCAGAAGAACAATTACTTGATGTAATTTTAGGTGCAGAGTATCCAGCACTTGAGAATTTGCAGGAATCGTATTTAAATGCGTTAAATCATCCTATAGATGCACCCCCTCTAAAAGAAATTGTTAAACCTGGGGACACAGTAGCAATTACTGTTAGTGATATCACTAGGGCCTGGCAAAAAAATTGTTTAACGTTACCAGTTTTGATAAATTATTTGAACGAAGCTGGTGTACCTGATGAAAATATCACAATAGTTATTGCTGTTGGTGGTCATAGGGCAAATACAGAACAAGAATGTAGGGAATTATGCTGTGAAGAAGTTTATAATAGAGTAAAAGTTATTAATCATGATGCTTGGGATACCAAAAACATGGTCTATCTTGGTAAAACTAGTAGAGGAACCGAAGTTTCTGTTAATAGGATATTTACAGAAGCAGATAAAGTTATTTTAACAGGTGGAATAATTTATCATTATATGGTTGGATACGGCGGTGGAAGAAAGAGTGTTTTGCCAGGTATTGCATCCATAAAAACTATTCAGCAAAACCACTTGTGGGCAATGGGTCCTGAACTAGGAAGTGGCTCAAATCCTCGTTCAGCATCAAAATATACAAGGGGTAATGAATGCCATGAAGATATGATGGAAATTGCTGCCTTTTTAAACCCTGATTTTATGGTTAACGTAGTACCTAACCCTGAAGGGGATATAGCAGGAGTTTTTGCTGGCAATTGGGTTTCTGCATGGCTTCATGGAACAGAACTTGTAGACAAAGTATATGGGGTTGAGGTTCAAGAAGAAGCAGACATAGTAATTGCTACTGCTGGAGGATATCCCAAGGATATTAATCTCTATCAGACTGGTAAAACTATGGATAATGCGTTTTATGCCATGAAAAAAGATGGAGTGGCGATTATCCTGTCAGAATGTCCAGATATGATGGAGCCTGAAGAATTTACCCAATGGTTTAATTATGAATCAACCTATGAGATGGAAAGGGCATTAAGAGAAAACTTTACAATTCCTGGTTGGGTAGCTTTTAAAGAGGTTGAATGTAGTGATAAAGGAGCATTTATTATTCTTACTAAACCTGAAAATGCAGATTTTGCAAAAAAAGCAAAATTAATTCCTGTTACCACTATTGAGGATGCTCTAAAAATTGCCTATGAAAAATGTGGAACCCCTAATCCTAAAGTAACTGTAATGCCTCAGGGTGCAAATACTTTTCCTATTATCAAAAAATAGAAATCCAGCTAAGCTTACTCCTCTCTACAATGTAAATATTAGTGTTGATAGTGCGGTCTAGCTATAAAGAGAGAAAATAAACTACTAAATGGAGGTATAAATATGAGTACTTGGACAACACCATCTAAGCAAGAATCAA belongs to Desulfitibacter sp. BRH_c19 and includes:
- a CDS encoding C4-dicarboxylate ABC transporter permease gives rise to the protein MLSALLFGLFAVLVIASVPIAVSIGLATILTIWFTDIVAVQVAAQRMFTAVDSFPLMAVPFFMIAGAVMERGGISKRLIGFANSLVGSFFGGFALVTILASMFFAAISGSSPATVAAIGAIMIPAMVKNGYKEEFATATQASSGYIGVIIPPSIPMITYGVVTGTSIGGLFMAGFIPGIVIGISLAIVAVIIARKKNYRGSDKRATPKDVWVSFKDAIWAIFMPIIILGGIYGGVFTPTEAANIAVVYGILVGVFIYKELSFKDLPKILRAAAISSSLVLLIVAAASAFGLVLTREQIPMKVAEMLIGITENPIMLLMILNVLLLVVGTFMETNAAIIILAPILYPAIVHLGIDPIHFGIIMVVNLAIGMITPPLGVNLFVASSMRKMPIEKLINANWWYLLASIVALLVITYFPGLSLWLPSILN